In a single window of the Saccharothrix australiensis genome:
- a CDS encoding ROK family protein, which translates to MTDSVLALDIGGTKVAGGLVDRSGGVRRAVRVATPTGDAERTWRAVVDVVEQVLAGEPVAGVGIACAGPVDAAAGTASPINVPAWRGFPLRDRVSALLPGVPVELAGDGACMALGEHWLGAGRGSRFMVGLVVSTGVGGGLVLGGRPFGGRTGNAGHIGHVVVEPDGADCTCGGRGCAETVAGGPRMVAWARRQGWQGPEHADAAHLAAAALSGEELPRAAFERAGRAVGLAIAATAALCDLDLAVVGGGVAQAGELLFEPIRRTIATHSGLSFVDGLRVEPARLGGQAGLVGAAALVLQS; encoded by the coding sequence GTGACGGACTCGGTGCTGGCACTGGACATCGGCGGCACCAAGGTCGCCGGTGGGCTGGTGGACCGGAGCGGCGGGGTGCGGCGGGCGGTGCGGGTCGCGACGCCGACCGGGGACGCCGAGCGGACGTGGCGGGCCGTCGTCGACGTCGTCGAGCAGGTGCTCGCCGGCGAGCCGGTCGCGGGCGTCGGCATCGCGTGCGCGGGTCCGGTGGACGCCGCCGCGGGCACCGCGAGCCCGATCAACGTCCCGGCCTGGCGGGGGTTCCCGCTGCGCGACCGGGTGTCGGCGCTGCTGCCGGGCGTGCCGGTCGAGCTGGCGGGTGACGGCGCGTGCATGGCGCTGGGCGAGCACTGGCTGGGCGCGGGGCGCGGCAGCCGGTTCATGGTCGGGCTGGTCGTGTCGACGGGGGTCGGCGGTGGGCTCGTGCTGGGCGGGCGGCCGTTCGGCGGGCGCACCGGCAACGCCGGGCACATCGGGCACGTCGTCGTGGAACCGGACGGTGCGGACTGCACGTGCGGCGGGCGGGGCTGCGCGGAGACCGTGGCGGGCGGGCCGCGCATGGTGGCGTGGGCGCGGCGGCAGGGCTGGCAGGGACCGGAGCACGCGGACGCGGCGCACCTCGCGGCGGCGGCGCTGAGCGGTGAGGAGCTGCCGAGGGCGGCGTTCGAGCGGGCGGGGCGCGCGGTGGGGCTGGCCATCGCGGCGACGGCGGCGCTGTGCGACCTCGACCTGGCGGTGGTCGGCGGCGGTGTGGCGCAGGCCGGCGAGCTGCTGTTCGAGCCGATCCGCCGCACCATCGCCACGCACAGCGGTCTGTCCTTCGTGGACGGATTGCGCGTCGAGCCCGCGCGGCTCGGTGGTCAGGCCGGGCTGGTCGGCGCGGCGGCCCTGGTGCTCCAGTCTTAA
- the mctP gene encoding monocarboxylate uptake permease MctP, with protein MQWTELVVFSALFLLVTVLGFVAARWRAGDTLDHLDEWGLGGRKFGSWITWFLVGGDLYTAYTFVAVPALVFGAGATGFFALPYTVILYPIVFLPLVRMWSVSRVHGYVTPADFVRGRYGSHWLALLIAITGIVATMPYIALQLVGLEAVLRTMGLNGSGVLGHLPLFIAFVILALYTYQSGLRAPALIAFVKDILIYVVILVAVVYLPAKFGGWGQIFDTAQAKYDASPAKSDGILLNADNQLQYATLALGSALALFLYPHSLTGILASRGRNVIKRNMVALPAYSLLLGLLAMLGFVAISAGVKPITNQATGRADTNTIVPVLFGNEFPSWFAGIAFAAIGIGALVPAAIMSIAAANLWTRNIYKEYLKKGATPKQEAKQAKIASLVVKFGAVAFIVFIDPQFSIDLQLIGGVMILQTLPAVAIALYTRWFHVYGLVAGWVVGMGWGMWLLYNISTPDIKDQVTGKVVTAGRPHFAGSALALDKLSLFGWHPFAGSAVQVYVGIVAVVANLVVAVLVTLIAKRLHVFNGTDETDGDDYHVDEDSTRVKPVATAH; from the coding sequence ATGCAGTGGACCGAACTGGTCGTCTTCAGCGCGTTGTTCCTGCTGGTGACGGTGCTCGGGTTCGTCGCCGCGCGGTGGCGGGCCGGCGACACGCTCGACCACCTCGACGAGTGGGGGCTGGGCGGTCGCAAGTTCGGCTCGTGGATCACCTGGTTCCTGGTCGGCGGCGACCTCTACACCGCGTACACGTTCGTCGCGGTGCCCGCGCTCGTGTTCGGGGCCGGTGCGACCGGCTTCTTCGCCCTGCCGTACACGGTCATCCTCTACCCGATCGTCTTCCTGCCGCTGGTGCGGATGTGGTCGGTGTCGCGCGTGCACGGCTACGTGACGCCGGCCGACTTCGTGCGCGGCCGGTACGGGTCGCACTGGCTGGCGCTGCTGATCGCCATCACCGGCATCGTCGCGACGATGCCCTACATCGCGTTGCAGCTCGTCGGCCTGGAGGCCGTGCTGCGCACGATGGGGCTCAACGGCTCCGGCGTGCTCGGCCACCTGCCGCTGTTCATCGCGTTCGTGATCCTCGCGCTGTACACGTACCAGTCGGGCCTGCGCGCGCCCGCGCTCATCGCGTTCGTCAAGGACATCCTGATCTACGTGGTGATCCTGGTCGCCGTGGTCTACCTGCCCGCGAAGTTCGGCGGCTGGGGCCAGATCTTCGACACCGCGCAGGCCAAGTACGACGCCTCGCCGGCGAAGTCCGACGGAATCCTGCTCAATGCCGACAACCAGCTCCAGTACGCGACGCTCGCGCTCGGCTCCGCGCTGGCGCTGTTCCTCTACCCGCACTCGCTGACCGGCATCCTCGCCTCGCGCGGGCGCAACGTCATCAAGCGCAACATGGTCGCGCTGCCCGCGTACTCGCTGCTGCTGGGCCTGCTGGCGATGCTGGGCTTCGTGGCGATCAGCGCGGGCGTCAAGCCGATCACCAACCAGGCCACCGGGCGCGCCGACACCAACACCATCGTCCCGGTGCTGTTCGGCAACGAGTTCCCGTCCTGGTTCGCCGGCATCGCGTTCGCCGCGATCGGGATCGGCGCGCTCGTGCCGGCGGCGATCATGTCCATCGCGGCGGCGAACCTGTGGACCCGCAACATCTACAAGGAGTACCTGAAGAAGGGCGCCACGCCCAAGCAGGAGGCCAAGCAGGCCAAGATCGCCTCGCTGGTGGTGAAGTTCGGCGCGGTCGCGTTCATCGTCTTCATCGACCCGCAGTTCTCCATCGACCTCCAGCTCATCGGCGGCGTCATGATCCTCCAGACGCTGCCCGCCGTCGCGATCGCCCTCTACACCCGGTGGTTCCACGTCTACGGCCTGGTGGCCGGGTGGGTCGTCGGCATGGGCTGGGGGATGTGGCTGCTCTACAACATCAGCACGCCGGACATCAAGGACCAGGTCACGGGCAAGGTCGTCACGGCGGGCCGGCCGCACTTCGCCGGTTCCGCGCTGGCGCTGGACAAGCTGTCGCTGTTCGGCTGGCACCCGTTCGCGGGCTCCGCCGTGCAGGTCTACGTCGGTATCGTGGCCGTGGTGGCGAACCTGGTGGTGGCGGTGCTCGTGACGCTGATCGCCAAGCGGCTGCACGTCTTCAACGGCACCGACGAGACCGACGGCGACGACTACCACGTCGACGAGGACAGCACCCGCGTCAAGCCCGTGGCCACCGCCCACTGA
- a CDS encoding DUF3311 domain-containing protein, producing MPPRPPSLRWSNWNLLLLVPLLMLVTPWFNSDEPRLLGLPFFYWFQFAWVPVGVVCVGLVYVKTRGEPAVKGKPDLLGVDDLDEGAK from the coding sequence ATGCCGCCTCGACCACCCAGCCTGCGCTGGAGCAACTGGAACCTGCTGCTGCTGGTCCCGCTGCTCATGCTCGTCACGCCGTGGTTCAACTCCGACGAACCGCGGCTGCTCGGGCTGCCGTTCTTCTACTGGTTCCAGTTCGCCTGGGTGCCGGTCGGTGTCGTGTGCGTGGGCCTCGTCTACGTCAAGACCAGGGGCGAACCCGCCGTCAAGGGCAAACCGGACCTGCTGGGCGTGGACGACCTGGACGAGGGGGCGAAGTAG
- a CDS encoding GntR family transcriptional regulator, translated as MTSVDGDNWLRALAGERGDIDRSSTAERVADKLRTTVLDGGIQPGRQLNEKALGDALRVSRNTLREAFRLLTHERLLVHEYSKGVFVRKPDWQDIVDLYGARRIIETGALRYWPRADDRARGAVRDAVDLGLAGARTGDWITVGTANVKFHQAITALAGSRRLDEEMQRLLAEVRLAFHVMGDPERFHKDYLPLNRDILDHLERDRVREAEDLLTDYFDRAEKQLVIGLRGE; from the coding sequence ATGACGAGCGTCGACGGCGACAACTGGCTCCGGGCACTGGCGGGGGAGCGCGGCGACATCGACCGCTCCAGCACCGCCGAACGGGTCGCCGACAAGCTCCGCACCACCGTCCTCGACGGCGGCATCCAGCCCGGCCGGCAGCTCAACGAGAAGGCGCTCGGCGACGCACTCCGGGTGTCCCGGAACACCCTGCGCGAGGCGTTCCGCCTGCTCACCCATGAGCGCCTGCTGGTGCACGAGTACAGCAAGGGCGTCTTCGTCCGGAAACCCGACTGGCAGGACATCGTCGACCTCTACGGCGCGCGTCGGATCATCGAGACGGGCGCGCTGCGCTACTGGCCACGGGCCGACGACCGGGCCAGGGGCGCGGTGCGCGACGCGGTCGACCTCGGCCTGGCCGGCGCGAGGACCGGCGACTGGATCACCGTCGGCACCGCCAACGTCAAGTTCCACCAGGCCATCACCGCGCTCGCGGGCAGCCGCCGGCTCGACGAGGAGATGCAGCGCCTGCTCGCCGAGGTCCGGCTCGCGTTCCACGTCATGGGCGACCCGGAGCGCTTCCACAAGGACTACCTGCCGCTCAACCGCGACATCCTCGACCACCTGGAGCGCGACCGCGTGCGGGAGGCCGAAGACCTGCTCACCGACTACTTCGACCGGGCGGAGAAGCAGTTGGTGATCGGCCTGCGCGGGGAGTGA
- a CDS encoding septum formation family protein — protein sequence MRRRRAVVGLLALSLAWATGCAARVAGAPDGEVVRPSITPGVAELPAPGRCTDGGLTAVDCARPHGGEVVDIGEFTGLGDDYPGERDFRRQAIPACRAALAGYLGSADHDATRLQAHVLWPSRDGWAKGDRWRLCTAVELTTDGRRGQRTGRVKDLLKAAGFAGVQLCAQGSPAHDADPVITACDGPHRAEAVPGVLDLGRPGDPAPPRDQVDARAKEHCATAVAGYVGAERQDVFASWRSFGSQAWSEGFTTVVCYAEATRPFTGRLWGLGTKALPA from the coding sequence GTGCGGCGCAGGCGGGCGGTGGTCGGGTTGCTCGCGCTGTCGCTCGCCTGGGCCACCGGGTGCGCCGCGCGGGTCGCGGGCGCGCCGGACGGCGAGGTCGTCCGGCCCTCGATCACGCCCGGCGTCGCGGAGCTGCCCGCGCCCGGCCGGTGCACCGACGGCGGCCTCACCGCCGTGGACTGCGCCCGGCCGCACGGCGGCGAGGTGGTCGACATCGGCGAGTTCACCGGGCTGGGCGACGACTATCCGGGCGAGCGGGACTTCCGCCGCCAGGCGATCCCCGCGTGCCGGGCGGCGCTGGCCGGCTACCTCGGCAGCGCCGACCACGACGCCACCCGCCTCCAGGCCCACGTGCTGTGGCCGAGCCGCGACGGGTGGGCGAAGGGCGACCGCTGGCGGCTGTGCACGGCGGTCGAGCTGACCACCGACGGGCGGCGCGGTCAGCGCACGGGCCGGGTGAAGGACCTGCTCAAGGCGGCCGGGTTCGCCGGGGTGCAGTTGTGCGCGCAGGGTTCGCCCGCGCACGACGCCGATCCGGTGATCACCGCCTGTGACGGCCCGCACCGCGCCGAGGCCGTGCCGGGCGTGCTGGACCTCGGGCGGCCGGGCGACCCCGCGCCGCCGCGGGACCAGGTGGACGCCAGGGCGAAGGAGCACTGCGCGACCGCCGTCGCCGGGTACGTCGGCGCGGAGCGGCAGGACGTGTTCGCGTCCTGGCGCTCGTTCGGCAGCCAGGCGTGGTCCGAGGGCTTCACGACGGTCGTCTGCTACGCCGAGGCGACCCGGCCGTTCACCGGTCGGCTGTGGGGGCTGGGCACGAAGGCGCTGCCCGCCTGA
- a CDS encoding phosphoenolpyruvate carboxykinase (GTP), with product MTAVTIPGLDQAPTNHARLLSWVREVAELTCPDQVVWADGSQDEWNRLTAKLVDAGTFVPLKKKPNSFWAASDPTDVARVEERTFICSVDEADAGPTNNWMDPSEMKGIMTELYRGSMRGRTMYVIPFCMGPLDAEKPMLGVEITDSEYVVVSMHIMTRMGTKALARFGEDADFVQALHSIGAPLEPGQADVPWPCNDTKYITHFPEERTIWSFGSGYGGNALLGKKCYSLRIASVMARDEGWLAEHMLILKLTSPENKAYYIAAAFPSACGKTNLAMLEPTIPGWKVETLGDDIAWMRFGEDGRLYAVNPENGFFGVAPGTDYHTNPNAMRTIEKGNSLFTNVALTDDGDVWWEGMGEPPAHLTSWKKQDWTPDSEELSSHPNSRYCTPIAQCDIKAPEWEDPKGVPISAIFFGGRRATTIPLITESRDWQHGVFMGATLSSETTAAAVGQVGVVRRDPMAMLPFIGYHAGDYFQHWIDTGKSADADKLPKIFYVNWFRRGEDKRFLWPGFGENSRVLKWAIERIEGKAAAQETPIGHVPTADELDLSNLDAPREDVEAALRFDADEWRAELPMIEEWFAKIGDKVPTSLRDELEALRQRLG from the coding sequence ATGACGGCAGTGACCATTCCCGGTCTCGACCAGGCACCGACCAACCACGCGCGGCTGCTCTCCTGGGTGCGCGAGGTTGCCGAGCTGACCTGCCCGGACCAGGTCGTCTGGGCCGACGGTTCCCAGGACGAATGGAACCGCCTCACGGCCAAACTCGTGGACGCCGGCACCTTCGTCCCGCTGAAGAAGAAGCCCAACTCCTTCTGGGCGGCCTCGGACCCCACCGACGTCGCGCGCGTCGAGGAGCGGACGTTCATCTGTTCCGTGGACGAGGCCGACGCCGGCCCCACGAACAACTGGATGGACCCCTCCGAGATGAAGGGGATCATGACCGAGCTGTACCGGGGCTCGATGCGCGGTCGCACGATGTACGTGATCCCGTTCTGCATGGGCCCGCTGGACGCCGAGAAGCCGATGCTGGGCGTGGAGATCACGGACTCCGAGTACGTCGTCGTCTCCATGCACATCATGACCCGCATGGGCACGAAGGCCCTGGCGCGGTTCGGCGAGGACGCCGACTTCGTCCAGGCGCTGCACTCGATCGGCGCGCCGCTGGAGCCCGGCCAGGCGGACGTCCCGTGGCCCTGCAACGACACCAAGTACATCACGCACTTCCCCGAGGAGCGGACGATCTGGTCGTTCGGCTCGGGCTACGGCGGCAACGCGCTGTTGGGCAAGAAGTGCTACTCGCTGCGCATCGCCTCGGTGATGGCGCGCGACGAGGGCTGGCTCGCCGAGCACATGCTGATCCTCAAGCTCACCTCGCCGGAGAACAAGGCGTACTACATCGCCGCCGCGTTCCCCAGCGCCTGCGGCAAGACCAACCTCGCCATGCTGGAGCCGACCATCCCCGGCTGGAAGGTGGAGACCCTCGGCGACGACATCGCGTGGATGCGGTTCGGCGAGGACGGCCGCCTGTACGCGGTCAACCCGGAGAACGGCTTCTTCGGCGTCGCGCCCGGCACCGACTACCACACCAACCCGAACGCCATGCGCACCATCGAGAAGGGCAACTCGCTCTTCACGAACGTCGCGCTGACCGACGACGGCGACGTGTGGTGGGAGGGCATGGGCGAGCCGCCCGCGCACCTGACCTCCTGGAAGAAGCAGGACTGGACGCCGGACAGCGAGGAGCTGTCGTCGCACCCGAACTCCCGCTACTGCACGCCGATCGCCCAGTGCGACATCAAGGCGCCCGAGTGGGAGGACCCGAAGGGCGTGCCGATCTCGGCGATCTTCTTCGGCGGGCGGCGCGCCACCACGATCCCGCTGATCACCGAGTCGCGCGACTGGCAGCACGGCGTGTTCATGGGCGCGACGCTGTCCAGTGAGACGACCGCCGCCGCCGTCGGCCAGGTCGGCGTGGTGCGCCGCGACCCGATGGCGATGCTGCCGTTCATCGGCTACCACGCCGGTGACTACTTCCAGCACTGGATCGACACCGGCAAGTCGGCCGACGCCGACAAGCTGCCGAAGATCTTCTACGTCAACTGGTTCCGCCGGGGCGAGGATAAGCGCTTCCTGTGGCCCGGCTTCGGCGAGAACTCGCGCGTGCTGAAGTGGGCCATCGAGCGCATCGAGGGCAAGGCCGCCGCGCAGGAGACGCCGATCGGGCACGTCCCGACCGCCGACGAGCTGGACCTGTCGAACCTCGACGCCCCGCGCGAGGACGTCGAGGCGGCGCTGAGGTTCGACGCCGACGAGTGGCGCGCCGAGCTCCCGATGATCGAGGAGTGGTTCGCGAAGATCGGCGACAAGGTGCCGACCTCGCTGCGCGACGAGCTGGAGGCGCTGCGGCAGCGCCTGGGCTGA
- a CDS encoding GntR family transcriptional regulator, with amino-acid sequence MKQVVVDPDSGVAPWRQVRDQLVHLVRTGELPVGSPLPSIRQLARDLGLSAGTVARVYRDLEVAGLLRTARRRGTVVAAAPDPSMSSAATDAGTALAASAARFAAEARALGVDPEAAVRAVRAAWQAG; translated from the coding sequence GTGAAGCAGGTCGTCGTCGACCCGGACAGCGGGGTCGCGCCGTGGCGGCAGGTGCGGGACCAGCTCGTCCACCTGGTCCGGACCGGTGAGCTGCCGGTCGGCTCGCCGCTGCCGTCGATCCGCCAGTTGGCCCGCGACCTCGGCCTGTCCGCCGGCACGGTGGCGCGGGTCTACCGGGACCTGGAGGTCGCCGGCCTCCTGCGCACCGCCCGGCGCAGGGGCACCGTGGTCGCCGCCGCGCCCGACCCGTCGATGTCAAGCGCGGCAACGGATGCGGGCACCGCGCTCGCCGCGTCCGCCGCCCGGTTCGCCGCCGAGGCGCGGGCGTTGGGCGTCGACCCGGAAGCGGCCGTGCGCGCGGTGCGCGCGGCGTGGCAGGCCGGCTGA
- a CDS encoding helix-turn-helix domain-containing protein, whose amino-acid sequence MGMAEQTVERRQLGLALARLRDDAGRSQLEAGRAIGRSAGRISQIEHGKGTLGPDELIKLLDFYEVGNDERATILALGTASRRRVKPRGYLDVLPQPFKRLGELQAAAEVISWYECGVMPGLVQSPQYIRSLLGSADSIFWEASEEETSERIEFRLAQQRLVLESQSPRKINLIFTEDTLHHVVGGPSVMRGQVLHLLQMMEEYPMLDVRVVPNAVPDNPALGGGLVVLDFPEGTPVAFVSTLYGAYTYYHQPSDIQPMRRIFERVHQLALSAENTRSLLVNTL is encoded by the coding sequence ATGGGCATGGCAGAGCAGACTGTCGAGCGCCGTCAGCTGGGCCTCGCCTTGGCCCGGCTCCGGGATGACGCAGGCAGGTCGCAGCTCGAAGCGGGTAGGGCGATCGGCCGCAGCGCTGGACGCATCAGTCAGATCGAGCACGGCAAGGGCACCCTCGGGCCCGATGAGTTGATCAAGCTGCTCGACTTCTACGAAGTGGGCAACGACGAACGCGCGACGATCCTGGCGCTCGGCACGGCCAGTCGACGCCGGGTGAAGCCACGCGGCTACCTCGACGTGCTGCCACAACCCTTCAAGCGCCTTGGCGAACTCCAAGCCGCCGCAGAGGTGATCAGTTGGTACGAGTGCGGCGTGATGCCAGGTCTGGTGCAGTCCCCGCAGTACATCCGATCACTCCTCGGCAGCGCCGACTCCATCTTCTGGGAGGCATCCGAGGAGGAGACCAGTGAGCGCATCGAGTTCCGACTCGCGCAGCAGCGGCTGGTGTTGGAGTCGCAGTCTCCTCGGAAGATCAACCTCATCTTCACCGAGGACACCCTGCACCACGTGGTGGGCGGCCCGTCCGTCATGCGCGGGCAAGTGTTGCACCTCCTCCAGATGATGGAGGAGTACCCGATGCTGGACGTGCGAGTGGTACCGAACGCCGTGCCGGACAACCCCGCGTTGGGCGGAGGACTGGTGGTTCTGGACTTCCCGGAGGGGACTCCGGTGGCCTTCGTGTCAACCCTCTACGGGGCGTACACCTACTACCATCAGCCATCGGACATCCAACCGATGCGCCGGATCTTCGAGCGGGTTCACCAGTTGGCGTTGAGCGCCGAGAACACCCGCTCCCTGTTGGTCAACACGCTGTGA
- a CDS encoding DUF397 domain-containing protein produces MERHTGWFKSSHSTAGSNGCLEVRFAETTVDVRDSKNTAGPRFSFSSRAWRSFLTSAKRH; encoded by the coding sequence GTGGAACGCCACACCGGGTGGTTCAAGAGCAGTCACAGCACGGCTGGCAGCAACGGCTGCCTCGAAGTGCGGTTCGCCGAGACGACCGTTGACGTCCGGGACTCCAAGAACACGGCTGGACCACGGTTTTCCTTCAGCAGCCGCGCTTGGCGATCGTTCCTTACCTCAGCCAAGCGCCACTAG
- a CDS encoding DUF397 domain-containing protein: MTRDTEWFKSSRSAAGSDACVEVRFTETTVGVRDSKDTAGPEFSFGLHAWRSFLTSAKRH, encoded by the coding sequence ATGACCCGCGACACCGAATGGTTCAAGAGCAGCCGTAGCGCGGCCGGCAGTGACGCCTGCGTCGAAGTGCGCTTCACCGAGACGACCGTCGGCGTGCGGGACTCCAAGGACACCGCCGGACCAGAGTTCTCCTTCGGCCTCCACGCCTGGCGATCGTTCCTCACCTCGGCCAAGCGCCACTAG
- a CDS encoding DUF397 domain-containing protein — translation MTRDTGWFKSSHSSGGSNGCLEVRFTNLAVDVRDSKHPTGLHFSFSPHAWRSFTNRISA, via the coding sequence ATGACCCGCGACACCGGGTGGTTCAAGAGCAGCCACAGCTCCGGCGGCAGCAACGGCTGCCTCGAAGTGCGCTTCACCAACCTGGCTGTGGACGTCCGGGACTCCAAGCACCCCACCGGTCTTCACTTCTCCTTCAGCCCCCACGCCTGGCGATCGTTCACGAACCGGATCAGCGCATGA
- a CDS encoding DUF397 domain-containing protein, with amino-acid sequence MTRDTGWFKSSRSAATSDACVEVRFVDTTVGVRDSKNTTGPRVSFSPRAWRSFLTSAKRH; translated from the coding sequence ATGACCCGTGACACCGGATGGTTCAAGAGCAGCCGCAGCGCCGCTACCAGCGACGCCTGCGTGGAGGTGCGGTTCGTCGACACCACCGTCGGCGTGCGGGATTCCAAGAACACCACCGGACCACGGGTTTCCTTCAGCCCCCGCGCCTGGCGATCGTTCCTCACCTCGGCCAAGCGCCACTAG
- a CDS encoding SRPBCC family protein: MPTGLTKDVGWQIGVSRTLPHPLPVVWEFISGAEGLALWLGAGAVLTPERGAPYRTDAGVTGEVRGYRPADRIRVTRGSSTVQVALAPGGSGTVLRFHEEHLASAEEREQRRAHWKRVMDRVAAALDGR, from the coding sequence ATGCCCACCGGACTCACCAAGGACGTCGGCTGGCAGATCGGCGTGTCCCGCACGCTGCCCCACCCGCTGCCGGTCGTGTGGGAGTTCATCAGCGGTGCCGAGGGGTTGGCGCTCTGGCTCGGGGCCGGCGCGGTCCTCACGCCGGAACGCGGCGCGCCCTACCGGACCGATGCCGGGGTGACGGGGGAGGTGCGCGGCTACCGGCCGGCGGACCGCATCCGCGTCACCCGCGGCTCGTCGACGGTGCAGGTGGCCCTTGCGCCCGGCGGGTCCGGCACGGTGCTCCGCTTCCACGAGGAACACCTGGCGAGCGCCGAGGAGCGCGAACAGCGGCGGGCGCACTGGAAGCGCGTCATGGACCGGGTCGCCGCCGCCCTCGACGGGCGGTGA
- a CDS encoding CGNR zinc finger domain-containing protein → MESPATRGLTLHSRSGVAYRFDPGALCLELLVTGGPGPYRRYEVLHEPADLAAWAERSRLVPTPELDISADEVADARGLRDALFRVVLAHVRGDPHPPDDLAVVNEAAAKPALAPAIAPTGERRWAGSPGGSHLLATVARDAVELLTGPYAHRVRTCAAEDCHLIYVDISRPGRRRWCSMEHCGNRHKVRTLRARNAEEG, encoded by the coding sequence ATGGAATCGCCCGCAACCAGGGGGCTGACGCTGCACTCCCGTTCCGGCGTCGCCTACCGGTTCGATCCCGGCGCGCTGTGCCTGGAACTGCTGGTCACCGGAGGTCCCGGCCCCTACCGCCGGTACGAGGTCCTGCACGAGCCGGCCGACCTGGCCGCGTGGGCGGAGCGGTCGCGGCTGGTCCCGACGCCCGAGCTGGACATCTCCGCCGACGAGGTGGCCGACGCGCGGGGGCTGCGCGACGCGCTGTTCCGGGTCGTCCTCGCCCACGTGCGCGGCGATCCGCACCCGCCCGACGACCTGGCGGTCGTCAACGAGGCTGCCGCGAAGCCGGCCCTGGCACCCGCCATCGCCCCCACCGGGGAGCGGCGGTGGGCCGGCTCGCCCGGTGGCTCGCACCTGCTGGCCACCGTCGCGCGGGACGCGGTCGAACTGCTGACCGGCCCGTACGCCCACCGCGTCCGCACCTGCGCGGCGGAGGACTGCCACCTGATCTACGTGGACATCTCACGCCCCGGCCGTCGTCGGTGGTGCTCGATGGAGCACTGCGGCAACCGCCACAAGGTGAGGACCCTGCGCGCCCGGAATGCAGAGGAAGGATGA
- a CDS encoding VOC family protein — MPLSWKLVIDSANAPVLADFWAAALEYEVEDPSALVGQLLAAGHLGEEAVAEHRGRKTFRGYAAIRHPDDPFDPTSGVGRGRRLLFQDVPEGKAGKNRLHIDVHSEPGGLDALVARLEGLGATRVQEVDRGPAGRWWVMRDPEGNEFCAA, encoded by the coding sequence ATGCCCCTGAGCTGGAAGCTGGTCATCGACAGCGCGAACGCACCCGTCCTCGCGGATTTCTGGGCCGCGGCCCTGGAGTACGAGGTGGAAGACCCGAGCGCCCTCGTCGGGCAACTGCTGGCGGCGGGCCACCTCGGCGAGGAGGCCGTCGCCGAGCACCGCGGCCGCAAGACGTTCCGCGGCTACGCGGCGATCCGCCACCCCGACGACCCGTTCGACCCGACCAGCGGCGTCGGCCGGGGTCGACGGCTCCTGTTCCAGGACGTGCCCGAGGGCAAGGCGGGCAAGAACCGCCTGCACATCGACGTCCACAGCGAGCCGGGCGGCCTCGACGCGCTGGTGGCCCGGCTCGAAGGGCTGGGCGCGACCCGCGTCCAGGAGGTCGACCGGGGGCCGGCCGGGCGCTGGTGGGTCATGCGCGACCCGGAGGGCAACGAGTTCTGCGCGGCATAG